In Sphingomonas crocodyli, a genomic segment contains:
- a CDS encoding LysR substrate-binding domain-containing protein has product MPRNVDLRQIEAFKAVVESGTVSRAALVLGMSQPQISKQIANMEMDTGLKLFDRFKGRLAPTANGLRLYEEVGRIFAGVLQVENAVEAIRREKQGRIAVGVMPALSGPFIERVTRTFLGSRQGVFCAVEQLTSDWIVERIVSRRFDVGLVNCKADSRYVTSEPLMTHPLVAIASPDHPFAAKDVIEPEDLHDTPFIAFDPMADIGTRVADMLERYRVEPRTVLATNVAPTVCELVASGLGVSLVHPLSLSGFEDRLIARRFEPEVPYWFQLCRLADSRNADLVTAFMEDTRAVAARISRDILAR; this is encoded by the coding sequence GTGCCCCGAAATGTTGATCTCCGCCAAATTGAGGCCTTTAAGGCGGTGGTAGAAAGCGGGACCGTGAGCCGAGCTGCGCTGGTGCTCGGAATGTCTCAACCCCAGATCAGCAAACAAATCGCCAATATGGAGATGGACACCGGATTGAAGCTATTCGACCGATTCAAGGGGCGATTAGCGCCAACGGCCAACGGTCTTCGCCTCTATGAGGAAGTAGGCCGTATCTTCGCAGGTGTATTGCAGGTCGAAAATGCGGTCGAAGCGATCCGCAGAGAAAAACAGGGCCGCATTGCGGTCGGCGTCATGCCAGCCCTCTCTGGCCCTTTTATCGAGCGCGTCACGCGGACGTTCCTAGGTTCTCGGCAAGGCGTATTTTGCGCCGTCGAACAACTCACTTCGGACTGGATTGTAGAACGGATCGTTTCTCGGCGTTTTGATGTCGGGTTGGTCAACTGCAAGGCCGACAGCCGCTATGTCACGAGTGAGCCGTTGATGACCCATCCATTGGTCGCGATCGCGTCGCCAGACCATCCTTTTGCGGCCAAGGATGTGATCGAGCCCGAGGATCTCCATGATACACCCTTCATAGCTTTTGATCCTATGGCGGATATCGGCACGCGTGTCGCCGATATGCTGGAACGCTACCGGGTCGAACCTCGCACTGTGCTGGCGACGAATGTGGCGCCGACAGTGTGTGAGCTCGTAGCATCGGGCTTAGGCGTCAGCCTTGTTCACCCGCTTAGCTTGAGCGGATTCGAAGATCGCCTCATTGCTAGGCGGTTTGAGCCGGAAGTCCCCTATTGGTTCCAGCTATGCCGGCTGGCGGACAGCCGCAATGCGGATTTGGTGACAGCTTTCATGGAAGATACTCGCGCCGTAGCTGCGAGGATTTCACGCGACATACTTGCGCGGTAG
- a CDS encoding MFS transporter: MKVRHTILSTLFVTWIVSFLDRMALPVALPYVADDLHLSPLALGFVLTAFHGGYALSQIPGGLLADRFGVRRVATLAMLWWSVFTAITGSVGSLVQMMVVRFLFGLGEGLFPACAFKTVAVWFPKKERATANAIQLASNPLGAALSPLIVVWIMSTWGWRAVFHTLFFVGIIISFLFWKMVRDDPSKDSRLSSTELSEIEGDVTADLDAASGNVSITDALRTPNVVKYFTIAFFFGIANWGFMTWLPTYLVKARGFSMVEMGVAASLPFFAGSLGALSAGWASDNLFATRRRVPVIGAIIVAPILMFASMTAQSTALLVICQTLTGFFLLFFHASFWAFPMNTIPKKMMGIAGGFINMAAQIAAFVSPLLIGFVVDQSNGNYNYVFGVLISALLMVLMMALILPRQTGENTLAATH; encoded by the coding sequence ATGAAAGTTCGCCATACGATCCTCTCAACGCTTTTTGTGACTTGGATCGTGTCGTTCCTCGACCGCATGGCTTTACCGGTGGCGCTTCCCTATGTGGCGGACGACCTTCATCTCAGTCCCCTCGCCCTTGGCTTTGTTTTGACGGCCTTCCACGGCGGCTATGCACTCAGCCAAATCCCAGGCGGACTGCTCGCCGATCGTTTTGGTGTCCGCCGGGTCGCGACCCTTGCTATGCTCTGGTGGTCGGTTTTTACAGCGATTACGGGCTCTGTCGGCAGCCTTGTACAGATGATGGTTGTCCGGTTCCTGTTTGGACTCGGCGAGGGCCTATTTCCCGCTTGTGCATTCAAGACTGTGGCCGTCTGGTTCCCCAAAAAGGAGCGCGCCACCGCCAATGCAATCCAACTGGCGTCTAACCCTTTAGGAGCCGCGCTGAGCCCGCTCATCGTAGTGTGGATCATGTCGACTTGGGGATGGCGAGCGGTATTTCACACGCTGTTTTTTGTCGGGATCATCATCTCATTCTTGTTCTGGAAGATGGTCCGCGATGATCCCTCGAAGGATTCTCGCCTGTCATCAACCGAACTGTCCGAGATCGAAGGCGACGTAACGGCTGATCTTGATGCGGCTTCTGGCAACGTAAGCATAACGGATGCTCTTCGTACACCCAATGTCGTGAAATATTTCACGATAGCCTTCTTCTTCGGCATCGCCAATTGGGGCTTCATGACCTGGTTGCCCACCTACCTCGTGAAAGCGAGAGGCTTCTCGATGGTCGAGATGGGGGTGGCAGCCTCGCTCCCATTTTTCGCAGGCAGTTTGGGCGCACTGAGCGCAGGCTGGGCATCGGACAATCTATTCGCCACGCGTCGCCGCGTTCCCGTAATTGGAGCGATCATCGTGGCGCCGATCCTGATGTTCGCGTCGATGACAGCTCAGTCGACAGCTCTCCTGGTGATCTGCCAAACACTCACTGGCTTTTTCCTCTTATTCTTCCATGCATCATTTTGGGCTTTCCCAATGAATACCATCCCAAAGAAGATGATGGGTATTGCTGGAGGCTTCATCAACATGGCGGCTCAGATCGCGGCGTTCGTGTCCCCGCTACTGATCGGCTTCGTCGTGGACCAGTCGAACGGAAACTATAATTACGTGTTCGGTGTCCTGATCTCAGCGCTGCTGATGGTTTTGATGATGGCGCTTATACTGCCGCGGCAAACGGGCGAGAACACTCTTGCAGCCACTCACTGA
- a CDS encoding metal-dependent hydrolase family protein, translating to MQENGARGVKTLLSKARVFDGVSPQLSEPSFITVVDGKFEAIDATRPKGRFDCEVDLAGRTLMPGLIDAHFHAFATETDTAKCERYPQTYEAQRARLNLEAALLRGFTTIRDVGGGDHGTWLAAEQGLFPSPRIFFCGRAFSQSGGHGDARAPYESSDLCGCAPRGALSDLLDGVDALRKASREALRQGAHHLKIFMSGGISTPSDPIWYLQFSDDEIAAVVDEARRRRRYVAAHAYTADSIMRAVNLGVRSIEHGNLIDLPTARAVAAAGAFVVPTLVTYDALYRFGNDAGAPSHSLEKLAEVRERGFDAIRICRSAGVRLGFGTDLLGSLHAYQRDEFHLRARVEAAPDILRSATSINASLLDMEGKLGVISPGAFADFLIVDGDPLKDITLLATGSEGISQIWSRGRKVR from the coding sequence ATGCAGGAAAACGGCGCAAGGGGTGTGAAAACACTCCTTTCGAAGGCGCGTGTCTTTGATGGCGTATCGCCCCAGCTTAGCGAGCCCTCGTTTATCACAGTCGTAGATGGTAAGTTCGAAGCGATCGATGCGACCCGTCCGAAAGGTCGTTTCGATTGCGAGGTCGATCTGGCGGGCAGAACGCTGATGCCGGGCCTGATCGATGCTCACTTTCATGCCTTTGCCACCGAGACCGATACAGCAAAATGTGAGCGATACCCGCAAACCTACGAAGCACAGCGCGCTAGGCTGAACCTAGAAGCGGCTTTGCTGCGTGGTTTCACGACGATCCGTGATGTGGGCGGCGGCGATCACGGTACCTGGCTCGCGGCTGAGCAAGGATTGTTCCCGTCACCACGCATCTTCTTTTGTGGTCGCGCCTTCAGTCAATCAGGAGGACATGGCGATGCGCGCGCACCTTATGAAAGCAGTGATCTATGCGGCTGTGCGCCGCGTGGAGCCTTATCCGACCTGCTAGATGGCGTGGATGCCCTGCGCAAAGCCTCACGGGAGGCGCTGCGGCAAGGGGCACATCATCTCAAGATCTTTATGTCGGGCGGCATCTCAACCCCCAGCGATCCGATCTGGTATCTGCAATTTTCAGACGACGAAATTGCGGCGGTCGTCGATGAAGCCAGGCGCAGACGGCGTTACGTAGCGGCCCACGCATATACCGCTGACAGCATAATGCGGGCTGTGAACCTCGGGGTTCGTTCAATCGAGCATGGCAATTTGATCGACCTGCCGACTGCAAGAGCGGTGGCGGCGGCTGGAGCCTTCGTCGTTCCAACGCTTGTGACCTACGACGCGCTCTATCGCTTTGGGAATGATGCAGGGGCCCCATCCCATAGCCTTGAAAAGCTTGCCGAGGTTCGGGAGCGCGGCTTTGATGCCATCCGCATTTGCCGATCGGCCGGAGTTCGCTTGGGTTTTGGTACCGACCTCCTTGGTTCGTTGCATGCATATCAGCGTGATGAGTTTCATCTGCGCGCGCGTGTTGAAGCAGCGCCGGACATTTTGAGATCGGCGACTTCGATCAACGCATCGCTGCTCGATATGGAGGGAAAGCTTGGCGTGATTTCGCCCGGTGCCTTCGCCGATTTCCTGATTGTCGACGGCGACCCACTCAAGGACATAACGCTGCTTGCGACAGGCAGTGAAGGCATTTCTCAAATATGGAGCCGCGGCCGCAAGGTCCGGTGA
- a CDS encoding hydantoinase B/oxoprolinase family protein, which yields MSENDPFTQEIIKNALVAIGDEMFVAMAKTSMSPIIYEALDYSVGITNARGDLIAQGNGTTVFLGMIDSLIQDILEKFQPSGDIFPGDVFISNDPYKGGGTHLCDVAIAQPIFYRDQLVAFAMNKAHWVDVGGMAPGSFTTDSTEIFQEGIQLPTIKVFEKGKPLSGVLELIQSNIRLPKDSMGDFWAGIAANKVAETRLVELFDRYGSDAMEQAMSDLLDYGEAMVAADLKKLPQGTFYAEDWIDDDGVTTEPLKVCVRIDISENKFKVDFTGSAPQSVGPCNNSRTGLVSAVRTIFKALTNPSIPANGGCFRAIEVVCPDRTLFTAERPAPVATYWETMLYAQDLIWKALASHLPERLTAGHVLSVCAVIFAGKHPKTGASTILVSPLLGGWGAMENRDGLNGQFSVADGETYNIPVEITEEKYGVKVRRYAFHDDDGGAGQFRGGKGVALEYEIPEDGWTFTGSFGRCKFPPWGAAGGQTGSPNYAEILRQGVRADPPEIMAKPARVRLQKGDVVRMVTATGGGWGDPQLRDRSAIAQDLRDGFVTAEQALRDYGYAS from the coding sequence ATGAGCGAGAACGACCCCTTCACCCAGGAAATCATCAAAAACGCGTTGGTAGCGATCGGCGACGAGATGTTCGTGGCGATGGCCAAGACGAGCATGAGCCCGATCATCTATGAGGCGCTCGATTATTCAGTTGGCATCACCAATGCGCGCGGAGATCTCATCGCCCAAGGCAATGGGACGACCGTTTTCCTGGGCATGATCGACTCTCTGATTCAGGACATCCTCGAGAAGTTTCAACCCAGCGGCGACATATTCCCGGGCGACGTTTTCATATCAAACGACCCCTATAAGGGCGGCGGCACACATCTGTGCGACGTCGCCATCGCGCAGCCCATTTTCTATCGTGACCAGTTGGTCGCCTTCGCAATGAACAAGGCGCATTGGGTTGACGTGGGAGGAATGGCGCCAGGCAGTTTTACCACGGACTCCACCGAGATCTTTCAAGAAGGAATTCAGCTTCCAACGATCAAGGTGTTCGAGAAGGGTAAGCCCCTGAGCGGTGTGCTCGAGCTAATCCAATCCAATATTCGTCTACCGAAAGATTCGATGGGTGATTTTTGGGCCGGCATCGCTGCCAACAAAGTAGCAGAGACACGTCTTGTCGAGCTCTTCGATCGCTATGGAAGCGATGCGATGGAGCAAGCGATGAGTGATTTGCTCGACTATGGCGAAGCGATGGTCGCGGCTGATTTGAAGAAACTGCCGCAAGGGACCTTTTATGCTGAGGATTGGATCGACGACGATGGCGTCACCACTGAGCCTCTTAAGGTTTGCGTGCGGATCGACATCAGCGAGAATAAGTTCAAGGTCGATTTCACCGGTAGTGCGCCGCAAAGTGTAGGCCCGTGCAACAACTCTCGCACTGGGCTCGTTTCCGCCGTTCGCACAATTTTCAAGGCTCTCACCAACCCCAGCATTCCCGCCAATGGTGGATGCTTTCGTGCGATCGAGGTCGTCTGCCCCGATCGCACCTTGTTCACCGCCGAACGTCCAGCACCAGTCGCGACATATTGGGAAACCATGTTGTACGCGCAGGACCTCATCTGGAAAGCCCTGGCAAGCCATCTGCCCGAACGCCTAACCGCAGGGCATGTGCTTTCCGTATGCGCTGTGATTTTCGCAGGCAAACACCCAAAGACCGGAGCATCGACTATTCTCGTCAGCCCGCTTCTCGGCGGGTGGGGCGCAATGGAGAACCGTGATGGCCTGAACGGGCAATTTTCGGTGGCCGATGGCGAGACCTACAATATCCCTGTTGAGATCACGGAAGAAAAATATGGCGTGAAAGTTCGCCGCTACGCCTTTCACGATGATGACGGCGGTGCCGGCCAATTCCGAGGCGGTAAGGGTGTCGCGCTAGAATATGAGATCCCGGAAGACGGTTGGACTTTCACCGGTAGCTTTGGCCGGTGCAAATTTCCGCCGTGGGGGGCAGCCGGCGGACAAACAGGCTCGCCCAACTATGCTGAAATCCTCCGCCAGGGTGTCCGAGCAGACCCGCCCGAGATCATGGCGAAGCCAGCGCGGGTGCGATTACAAAAGGGTGATGTGGTGCGGATGGTTACTGCGACCGGTGGCGGTTGGGGCGACCCTCAACTGCGTGACAGGTCAGCCATAGCGCAAGATCTACGCGACGGCTTTGTCACAGCAGAGCAGGCTCTGCGAGACTATGGTTACGCCTCCTAA